The Opitutus sp. ER46 genome segment GCACGCCCGTCTCGGCGACCGCCCGCATCGCCGCCCGCATCGGCGCCACGTCATCGGGGTGAATCATCGCCTCGACCTCGGACAAGGTCGGCGGCTCGCCGGGCTCGAGGTCGAAAAGACCGAACATCTGCCGCGACCAAAAGCCCGTGCCGCTCTCCAGATCCAGCGTCCAACTGCCGATCTGCGCCTGGCTCTGCGCCGCCTCCATCCGCGCCTCGCTCTCCCGCAGCGCCAGCTCGGTCTGTTTGCGCGCGGTGATGTCGTAGACGATCGACAACCGCATCGCCACGCCCGCGACGTCGACCGCGCGAGCGGAGATCGAGAGCAGCATCCGCCGACCATCCCGGCGGCGCGCCCAGAGTTCCATGTTCTGCACCTCCCCGCGTGCCCGCATCGCTTCGACCAACCGATCCCGCTCGGCGTTGTTCCACCAGAGATTCAGCTCGTCCGCCGTGCGCCCGATCACCTCCGCCCGAGAATAGCCGGAGACGCGCTCGAAGCCCTGGTTGACCTCCACCAACATGCCGCTGTCCATCCGCGCCAGGCTGATCGACGCCGGGACAAGATGGAAAATGCGGCTGAAGCGCTCCTGGCTCTCGCGCAACGCCTGCTCTGTCCGCTTCCGTTCCGTGACGTCCTGCCCAAAGCCCACCAGCCGAACGACCTGTTGCTGCTGGGCATCGAGCACGGGGACAATCTTGGTACAGAACTCCCGGACCCCCACGGGCGTCGGAATCTGTTGCTCAAACTCCACCGGCGCCCGCGCGGCCACGCAGGCGGCATACTGCGCGATCGTCTGCTCCGCCGCGGCCTTCGGCAGCAACTCCGCCACCGTGTGCGTCCCGTCGCGAAAAGCGGCGGCTGGCAGCCCCAACCGCTCCACGGCCGCGTTGACATCCTCGTACACGAACCGGTTTCCGGGCTCCACGCGTACCGCGAAGATCACGTCGCTCGTGTGGTCGAGAATCTCGCGCCAACGTGCCGCCGCCGCCGCCCGGCCGGGCATCGGCGTGGGGTCGGAGCCGGCAGCGCTGCCCGAATCTGGATCAGCGGCCGACATCAGCAGCGCTCAGTTCGCGCTCCGGCCCGCGTACCCGCGCAGGAGCGAGATTCACCGTAAAGGTCGTGCGTGACATGGCGTAGGAGGCGACCCGAGGTGCAGCCTACCCCGCCCCGACGGATCGCGCGGACACTAGAAGACTCCGATAGCCGTTGACCAGCTCCCATTGCCGGAGCGCCGCTACGTTGGCCGCCGCAATGGGTTCAGCCGTTCAGCGAAACTCGGGCCGCGGCGGCGTGAAGACCTGCACTTCGTCCGTATCGCAGACCGATCTCTCACGGTTCTACCCCTCCGCTCCCCGCCGCCTGCCGCCGGAACTCGCTGGCGTCACCTGGCCGCCGCCCGACGCCACCGTTGAAAGCCCGGCGACGGCCTGACCAGGCCCGATATTCATTCAGCGGCCCAGGTCGGGCAGCGTGGCGCCAAGCCGGCGCGCCGTCTGCAAATGCGGCGCCGCTTCGGCCCCGCGCCCGATGCTTGCGAGCGCTAGCCCGAGGTTGAGGTGCACCTGTGCCAGGTCGGGGTTCAGCCGGAGTGCCTGCTCAAATCGAGCGATCGCGTCGTGCGGCCGCCCGGCGATCAGCAGCGCGATGCCCAGGTTGTTGTACACTTCGGGCACCTCCGGCTTGAGCCGGATCGCCGCCTCATAGTGCGCAATCGCCTCCGGCTGCCGGTCAGCCTCCCGCAGGAGATTGCCGAGATTGTTGTGCGCCGCCGCGTAATTTGGATCCTGCCGCAGCGCCTCCTCGTACTGCGCCCGCGCCTCGTCGTTTCGGCCGAGCGCGCGCAGCGCATCGCCGAGCTTGGTCCGCACTTCCGCGCGTCCGGCCAGTGCCCGCAGCGCCTGCTCATAACGCACCATCGCCTCCGCCGGGCGGCCGAGGCTCAGCAGCGCGTTGCCGGCGTTGTGCTGCGCGTCCGCGAACCCCGGCTCGATCCGCAGCGCCGCGTCGTAGCACGCCAGCGCCGCCTCGAACCGTCCTTCCCGCGCGAGAATGTTGCCATAGTTGTTCTGCGCGGCGGCGTTGCCCGGACGCTTCGCCACGGCATCGGCCCAGATCCGTGCATCACTCTGGTAATCGAGATTTCGCCGCGCCGTCAGCCCGCCGCCGACCGCTGCCACCGCCAGCAGCACCCAACGCGCCCGGCGGCCGAGCACCGCCTGCACCGCCAACACGCCCAGCACCACCACCGGCACGAGCGCGAGGTACATGCGATGTTCCGCCAGCGTCTGCCGCATGCCCGGGATGAGCGAGGTCGGCGCCAGGATCGCAAAGAACCAAAGTCCCAGGAAGCCCACCGCGGGCCGACGCACCAGCGCCCAGCCCGTCGCCGCCACCAGCGCCGTCACCCCCAGCACCTGCGGCCACACTTCGCGCCATGCCACCCATTGGACGCCGTAATCGATGATCAATGGGCACGGCCACACCGACAGCGCCAGGTAGCGGCACAATGCCTCGAACTGCGTCGCTGCATACGCCGCGAAACTCACGCCCACGCCCAACCCCGCCGTGCCGGCCCGGCCCGCGCCGCCCCCCACCAGCACCGCCAGCGGCAACCACGTCGCCGCGAGCAGGAGATGCACGCCCCGCCGCTGCCGCCACGCGGCCCGATAACTGCCCGCCACGAACGTGCGGTCGTACAGGAAGACCAGCAGCGGCGCGGACACCATCACCTCCTTGGTGAACATGCCGAGCAGACAACAACCCACCGCCAACGCGAACCAGCGCTGCGACCCCGCCTCCACGCCACGCACGAAGCCGTACAGCGTCAGCAGATACAGCAGGCCCATCAACGACTCCGCCCGCTGCACGACGTAGGTCACCGACTCCGTCTGCAACGGATGCACCAGCCAGAGCAGCGCCACGGCAAACGCGATCCACGTCGCGTCGGCCGCGGGACGCGTCACCGGCGCCGGCATCCCGGCGCGCGCTCGGCTGAGGCCAGCCAGCGTCCGCCGCACGAGGCCGAAAAGTGTCAGCCCGGCGACGACATGGATCAGCAGGTTGACGGCATGATAGCCCCCGACGACGTCACCGCCCAGGAACCGGTTCACCGCAAAGGTCAGGTTTAGAAAGGGGCGGCCCGAAACCGTGAGCGCACCGCCCGGAGGCGCCAGCGCGGTCAGCCAGTTTGCCAGGGTCGGATTCTGCGGGATCGACAGCAGGTCATCGAAAATGAACGGCCCGCCCAAGCTGTTGGCGTACGCCGCCACCGCGGCAAAAACGAGCCCGACGCCGGCCAACCGAACCTGCCAGGTCTCGCGGGCCCGCGCCGTGGTGGCAATCACACGCGAGGCGGAACGCGGCACGGCGGTGGGGCGTGACGGCATGCGATGGACGGCGAGGACCGGGACAACGCGCGGCGCTTACGGGCGCCCGCGCAGCGCGATGAACAGCACCTGGGCCGGCTGCTTCGTCTGCCAGTCACCCTGCAGGTGCCACTGCGCGACCTTCGCCCAATCCATCTTGCCATCCTTGCCGGGATCACGCGTCGACACGGCAAAATCGCTCCGCTTGAGCCGCAGCCAGACGGGATAGCCCGGCGCCAGCTGCGCCACGCGCACGCGCCCCCAACATTGCGTGCCGTCACCATCACTGAACGTGATCGTGTACTCCGGCACCTGGTTGTCGGGCTGCACCGCGAGCGCCAACTCGATGTACGTGCACGCGGCGAGATCGAGCGCCGGCTGGAGGTTCTGACAGAAGCCGCCGTCGCCCTGCGCGCCTTTTGTCGCCAGCACGCGAAAGCCGGCCTTGGGTGCGACGGCGAACGCGTTCTGCCACGTGCCGTAGCCGTAGACGTTCGGGAGCATCTCGGTGAAGTTCGCGATGACGATCGGCGCAGCGGGTACAGGAGCCGCCGGGTCGGGGGTCGCGGCAGGAGCTGCTGGCGCAGCGGCGGCGACCGATGCCAGCGCGAGCGAAGCAAGCAGAGTGAGGCGGACGCAGGAGATCATGGGGAGTTGGGGTTGAAGCGCCGCGAATCCTGCGCCTGGCCCCCACCCGAGGCAATCTCCCGAGCCGTCCTAACGTTAGGGCACGGCCGCCGGGCGCGGGGCCCCACCTTGGCCCCGTGCGCCGCTCAGCTGAATCGCGAGCGTTGCGCCGCCAGGTACCCGGCCATCGCCCCCTCGGTATCCGGACGCAGGTTACCCGGCGGCTGCACCCGCCGGGCCTCGCGGTAAAGCGCGAC includes the following:
- a CDS encoding tetratricopeptide repeat protein, producing the protein MPSRPTAVPRSASRVIATTARARETWQVRLAGVGLVFAAVAAYANSLGGPFIFDDLLSIPQNPTLANWLTALAPPGGALTVSGRPFLNLTFAVNRFLGGDVVGGYHAVNLLIHVVAGLTLFGLVRRTLAGLSRARAGMPAPVTRPAADATWIAFAVALLWLVHPLQTESVTYVVQRAESLMGLLYLLTLYGFVRGVEAGSQRWFALAVGCCLLGMFTKEVMVSAPLLVFLYDRTFVAGSYRAAWRQRRGVHLLLAATWLPLAVLVGGGAGRAGTAGLGVGVSFAAYAATQFEALCRYLALSVWPCPLIIDYGVQWVAWREVWPQVLGVTALVAATGWALVRRPAVGFLGLWFFAILAPTSLIPGMRQTLAEHRMYLALVPVVVLGVLAVQAVLGRRARWVLLAVAAVGGGLTARRNLDYQSDARIWADAVAKRPGNAAAQNNYGNILAREGRFEAALACYDAALRIEPGFADAQHNAGNALLSLGRPAEAMVRYEQALRALAGRAEVRTKLGDALRALGRNDEARAQYEEALRQDPNYAAAHNNLGNLLREADRQPEAIAHYEAAIRLKPEVPEVYNNLGIALLIAGRPHDAIARFEQALRLNPDLAQVHLNLGLALASIGRGAEAAPHLQTARRLGATLPDLGR